In one Bradyrhizobium cosmicum genomic region, the following are encoded:
- a CDS encoding phosphoribosylanthranilate isomerase, with protein sequence MSLLVKICGLSTRETLETALDAGADMVGFVFFPPSPRHLSLEAGRDLGRQVKRRALKVALTVDADDATFDNIMDALSPDIFQLHGKETVARLRDIKQKFGRPVMKALPVETAADLALLPGYAAVADRILFDARPPKDATRPGGLGAPFDWHLLQNLELALPYMVSGGLHAGNVAEAVRVTRAGGVDVSSGVESAPGVKDPEMIKAFIRAARATQELSVR encoded by the coding sequence ATGTCCCTGCTCGTCAAGATCTGCGGCCTGTCCACGCGCGAGACGCTCGAAACAGCGCTCGACGCGGGCGCCGACATGGTGGGGTTCGTGTTCTTCCCGCCGTCGCCGCGGCACCTGTCGCTGGAGGCCGGCCGCGATCTCGGCCGCCAAGTGAAGCGGCGCGCGCTCAAGGTCGCGCTCACGGTCGATGCCGACGATGCCACGTTCGACAACATCATGGATGCGTTGTCGCCGGATATCTTTCAGCTCCACGGCAAGGAGACCGTGGCCCGGCTGCGCGACATCAAGCAGAAGTTCGGCCGCCCGGTGATGAAGGCGCTGCCGGTCGAGACCGCCGCCGATCTCGCCCTGCTGCCCGGCTATGCTGCGGTCGCCGACCGCATCCTGTTCGACGCGAGGCCGCCGAAGGACGCAACGCGGCCCGGCGGGCTCGGCGCCCCCTTCGATTGGCATCTTCTCCAAAACCTGGAGCTCGCGCTGCCGTATATGGTTTCGGGCGGCCTGCATGCAGGGAACGTCGCCGAGGCCGTCCGCGTCACCCGCGCCGGCGGCGTCGATGTCTCCTCCGGTGTGGAGAGCGCTCCCGGTGTGAAGGATCCGGAGATGATCAAAGCCTTCATTCGCGCCGCGCGCGCCACCCAGGAATTGAGCGTCCGATGA
- a CDS encoding DUF1049 domain-containing protein yields the protein MRKFLTALIVIPLGLILVAFAVANRHFVTVSFDPFISEDPSLSVTLPLFLLLILAGALGVLAGGCAVWFGQRHWRRAARRNDADARAARLELADLRAQAAAAKPGSQRLPVPAGVGLYGPVGRDKQRATL from the coding sequence ATGCGAAAGTTCCTGACCGCGCTGATCGTGATTCCGCTGGGCCTGATCCTGGTGGCCTTCGCTGTGGCCAACCGGCATTTCGTCACGGTCTCCTTCGACCCCTTCATCTCGGAAGATCCGTCGCTGTCGGTCACGCTGCCGCTGTTCCTGCTGCTGATCCTGGCGGGCGCCCTCGGCGTCCTGGCCGGCGGCTGCGCGGTCTGGTTTGGCCAGCGGCACTGGCGGCGTGCGGCGCGCCGAAACGACGCGGATGCGCGGGCAGCCAGGCTCGAACTGGCCGATCTGCGCGCCCAGGCCGCTGCGGCAAAGCCCGGATCCCAGCGCCTCCCCGTTCCCGCCGGGGTGGGCCTTTACGGGCCCGTCGGGCGAGACAAGCAGCGCGCGACGTTGTAG
- a CDS encoding integration host factor subunit beta, producing the protein MIKSELVQRIAEHNPHLYQRDVENIVNAILEEIVAALARGDRVELRGFGAFSVKHRPARAGRNPRTGAHVPVDQKSVPFFKTGKEMRERLNRDHPDPGAPD; encoded by the coding sequence ATGATCAAATCCGAACTTGTTCAGCGTATCGCCGAGCACAACCCGCATCTGTACCAGCGGGATGTCGAGAACATTGTGAATGCGATTCTCGAAGAGATCGTAGCGGCTCTCGCGCGCGGTGATCGCGTCGAGTTGCGCGGCTTCGGTGCCTTCTCGGTCAAGCATCGCCCTGCACGCGCCGGGCGTAATCCCCGCACAGGCGCCCATGTCCCCGTCGACCAGAAGAGCGTTCCGTTCTTCAAGACCGGCAAGGAAATGCGTGAGCGGCTGAACCGCGACCATCCGGATCCCGGCGCGCCGGATTAA
- the sppA gene encoding signal peptide peptidase SppA encodes MSLDSDIIVDRRRIRRKLTFWRVAAALIAIAAVAGFALIATPGARGTFAAAGSIARVQIEGLIRSDSDRTQALERLENSQAAAVIVHINSPGGTTAGSEQLYDSLVRLKAKKPLVVVVEGLAASGGYITAIASDHIIAQQSSLVGSIGVLFQFPNVSELLKTVGVKVEEVKSSPLKAAPNGFEPTSPEARAALDALVKDSYAWFKGLVKERRGMDDTQLEKVADGRVFTGRQAIDLKLIDQLGDEKTAVTWLVEQKGVKKGLTVRDYKLEPRFGDLPFLKAAAAVTLEALGLGSIAHQIGQTGVAQAVDRFGMDGMLALWQPAASN; translated from the coding sequence ATGTCGCTCGATTCGGACATCATCGTCGATCGCCGCAGGATTCGTCGCAAGCTGACGTTCTGGCGCGTGGCCGCCGCCCTGATCGCGATCGCGGCAGTCGCAGGCTTCGCGCTGATCGCGACGCCCGGCGCGCGCGGCACGTTCGCAGCCGCCGGCTCGATCGCGCGCGTTCAGATCGAAGGCCTGATCCGCAGCGATTCCGACCGCACGCAGGCGCTGGAGCGGCTGGAGAATTCCCAGGCCGCCGCGGTCATCGTCCATATTAACTCGCCGGGCGGCACCACCGCCGGCTCCGAGCAGCTTTACGATTCGCTGGTGAGGCTGAAGGCGAAGAAGCCGCTCGTCGTCGTGGTCGAAGGCCTTGCCGCCTCCGGCGGTTACATCACGGCGATTGCGAGCGACCACATCATCGCCCAGCAGAGCTCGCTGGTCGGCTCGATCGGCGTGCTGTTCCAGTTTCCCAACGTCTCGGAGCTGCTGAAGACCGTCGGTGTCAAGGTCGAGGAGGTGAAGTCCTCGCCGCTGAAGGCCGCGCCCAACGGCTTCGAGCCGACCAGCCCGGAGGCACGCGCCGCGCTCGACGCGCTGGTGAAGGATTCCTACGCCTGGTTCAAGGGCCTGGTGAAGGAGCGGCGTGGCATGGATGACACGCAGCTCGAAAAAGTCGCCGATGGCCGCGTCTTCACCGGGCGCCAGGCGATCGATCTCAAGCTGATCGACCAGCTCGGCGACGAGAAGACCGCGGTGACCTGGCTGGTCGAACAGAAGGGCGTCAAGAAGGGACTCACCGTCCGCGATTACAAGCTTGAGCCGCGCTTTGGCGATTTGCCGTTCCTCAAGGCGGCGGCTGCCGTGACGCTGGAAGCGCTCGGTTTAGGCTCGATTGCGCATCAGATCGGGCAAACCGGTGTCGCGCAGGCCGTGGACCGGTTCGGAATGGATGGAATGCTGGCCCTGTGGCAGCCGGCGGCGTCAAACTGA
- the rpsA gene encoding 30S ribosomal protein S1 has product MASTSADTYSPSRDDFAAMLDESFAGGNLQESSVIKGRVVAIEKDMAVIDVGLKTEGRVALREFSGPGRDSELKVGDEVEVFLDRIENALGEAVLSRDKARREESWGKLEKAFQNNEKVNGVIFNQVKGGFTVDLDGAVAFLPRSQVDIRPIRDVAPLMNNSQPFQILKMDRRRGNIVVSRRTVLEETRAEQRQELVQNLEEGQVIDGVVKNITDYGAFVDLGGIDGLLHVTDIAWRRVNHPTEVLSIGQTVKVKIIKINHETHRISLGMKQLLDDPWQGIEAKYPLGARFTGRVTNITDYGAFVELEPGIEGLIHVSEMSWTKKNMHPGKIVSTSQEVEVQVLEVDSVKRRISLGLKQTMRNPWEVFVEGHPTGSVVEGEVKNKTEFGLFLGLEGDVDGMVHLSDLDWKLPGEQVIDNYKKGDMVKAVVLDVDVEKERISLGIKQLEGDPFAEPGDVKKGAVVTCEVLEVKESGIEVKITGTDFSTFIKRSELARDRNDQRAERFAVGEKVDARVIQFDKKARKVQVSIKALEVAEEKEAIAQYGSSDSGATLGDILGTALKNRDK; this is encoded by the coding sequence ATGGCTTCGACTTCCGCTGATACCTATAGCCCCTCGCGCGATGATTTCGCCGCGATGCTCGATGAGTCCTTCGCAGGTGGCAACCTGCAGGAGAGCTCCGTCATCAAGGGCAGGGTTGTTGCAATCGAAAAGGACATGGCCGTCATCGACGTCGGCCTGAAGACCGAGGGCCGCGTCGCCCTCCGCGAATTTTCCGGCCCCGGCCGTGACAGCGAGCTCAAGGTCGGCGACGAGGTGGAAGTGTTCCTCGATCGCATCGAGAACGCCCTCGGCGAAGCCGTGCTGTCGCGCGACAAGGCGCGCCGCGAAGAGAGCTGGGGCAAGCTCGAGAAGGCGTTCCAGAACAACGAGAAGGTCAACGGCGTCATCTTCAACCAGGTCAAGGGTGGCTTCACTGTCGACCTCGACGGTGCCGTGGCCTTTCTGCCGCGCTCGCAGGTCGACATCCGTCCGATCCGCGACGTTGCGCCGCTGATGAACAACTCGCAGCCGTTCCAGATCCTCAAGATGGACCGCCGCCGCGGCAACATCGTCGTCTCCCGCCGCACGGTGCTGGAAGAGACCCGCGCCGAGCAGCGTCAGGAGCTGGTGCAGAACCTCGAAGAGGGTCAGGTCATCGACGGCGTGGTCAAGAATATCACCGATTACGGTGCGTTCGTTGATCTCGGCGGCATCGACGGCCTGCTGCATGTCACCGACATCGCGTGGCGCCGCGTCAACCACCCGACCGAGGTGCTCTCGATCGGCCAGACCGTGAAGGTCAAGATCATCAAGATCAACCACGAGACGCACCGCATCTCGCTGGGCATGAAGCAGCTGCTGGACGATCCGTGGCAGGGCATCGAAGCCAAGTACCCGCTGGGTGCCCGCTTCACCGGCCGCGTCACCAACATCACCGACTACGGTGCGTTCGTCGAGCTCGAGCCGGGCATCGAAGGCCTGATCCACGTCTCCGAGATGTCGTGGACCAAGAAGAACATGCACCCCGGCAAGATCGTTTCGACCTCGCAGGAAGTCGAAGTGCAGGTGCTCGAAGTCGATTCCGTCAAGCGCCGCATCTCGCTCGGCCTCAAGCAGACCATGCGCAACCCCTGGGAGGTCTTCGTCGAAGGTCACCCGACCGGTTCGGTGGTCGAGGGCGAAGTCAAGAACAAGACCGAGTTCGGTCTGTTCCTGGGCCTCGAGGGCGACGTCGACGGCATGGTCCATCTCTCCGACCTCGACTGGAAGCTTCCGGGCGAGCAGGTGATCGACAACTACAAGAAGGGCGACATGGTGAAGGCCGTGGTGCTCGATGTGGACGTCGAGAAGGAGCGCATCTCGCTCGGCATCAAGCAGCTCGAAGGCGACCCATTCGCCGAGCCGGGCGATGTCAAGAAGGGCGCGGTCGTGACCTGCGAAGTGCTCGAAGTGAAGGAAAGCGGCATCGAGGTGAAGATCACCGGTACCGACTTCTCGACCTTCATCAAGCGCTCGGAGCTCGCGCGTGACCGCAACGACCAGCGCGCCGAACGCTTTGCCGTCGGCGAGAAGGTTGATGCCCGCGTGATCCAGTTCGACAAGAAGGCCCGCAAGGTCCAGGTGTCGATCAAGGCGCTCGAAGTCGCCGAAGAGAAGGAAGCCATCGCGCAGTACGGCTCCTCCGATTCGGGAGCGACGCTCGGCGACATCCTCGGCACCGCGCTCAAGAACCGCGACAAGTAA
- the cmk gene encoding (d)CMP kinase translates to MIIAIDGPAASGKGTLGKRLAHHYGYRHLDTGVIYRAVAYALMQSGHDLRDEAAAVAAALELDPEKFGNPALKTQKAGEAASIVSAIPRVREALVNFQRQFAADPPGAVLDGRDIGTVICPDADVKIFVVADPRVRARRRTMEARARGEEADEAAVLADIMQRDERDQNRPIAPLKPAPDAYLLDNSQLDIEAGVRAAIDIIEAVRAGRSRG, encoded by the coding sequence ATGATCATCGCCATCGACGGACCGGCCGCCTCGGGCAAGGGGACGCTCGGCAAGCGCCTCGCCCATCATTACGGCTATCGTCATCTCGATACCGGCGTGATCTATCGCGCGGTGGCCTACGCCCTGATGCAGTCGGGTCATGACCTCAGGGACGAGGCGGCAGCGGTCGCGGCGGCGCTGGAACTCGATCCCGAAAAATTCGGCAATCCCGCCCTGAAGACCCAGAAGGCCGGCGAGGCCGCCTCCATCGTCTCGGCCATCCCCAGGGTCCGCGAGGCCCTGGTCAATTTCCAGCGGCAATTCGCCGCCGATCCGCCCGGCGCCGTGCTTGATGGCCGCGACATTGGAACCGTGATCTGCCCGGATGCCGACGTGAAGATCTTCGTCGTCGCCGACCCCAGGGTCCGCGCCCGCCGCCGGACCATGGAGGCCAGGGCGCGGGGCGAGGAGGCGGACGAGGCGGCCGTGCTGGCCGACATCATGCAGCGCGACGAACGCGACCAGAACCGGCCGATCGCCCCCCTGAAACCCGCCCCCGATGCTTACTTGCTAGATAACTCCCAACTGGATATAGAAGCGGGCGTCCGGGCCGCCATCGACATTATCGAGGCCGTCCGAGCGGGCCGGTCGCGGGGTTAA
- the aroA gene encoding 3-phosphoshikimate 1-carboxyvinyltransferase, which produces MTHSDKPTPLTSRASGPLTGKVRVPGDKSISHRALILGALAVGETRISGLLEGEDVLNTAKSMQALGARVERTGDFAWKVNGVGVAGFAEPKEPLDFGNSGTGCRLVMGAVAGCPISAVFDGDASLRSRPMRRILDPLEKIGAKVVSGGEGGRLPLTVQGARDPLPITYKTPVASAQIKSAVLLAGLAAPGITTVIESEASRDHTELMLKHFGAEITSTPEGQHGRRITLVGQPELHGATVVVPADPSSAAFPVVAALIVEGSDVVLPDVMTNPLRTGLFTTLREMGASIEESDVRGDAGEPMAQLRLRASKLRGVEVPPERAPSMIDEYLVLAVAAAFAEGTTIMRGLQELRVKESDRLEATADMLRVNGVKVEVSGDDLIVEGRGHVPGGGTVATHMDHRIAMSALVMGCASDQPVTVDDTAFIATSFPDFIPMMRSLGAEFS; this is translated from the coding sequence TTGACCCATTCCGACAAGCCGACGCCGCTCACGTCGCGGGCCAGCGGCCCCCTGACCGGAAAAGTACGGGTGCCCGGGGACAAGTCGATTTCCCACCGTGCGCTCATCCTGGGCGCGCTCGCGGTCGGCGAAACCCGGATTTCGGGCCTGCTGGAGGGCGAGGACGTCCTCAACACCGCCAAATCCATGCAGGCGTTGGGCGCCAGGGTCGAGCGCACCGGCGATTTCGCCTGGAAGGTGAACGGCGTCGGCGTCGCCGGCTTTGCCGAGCCCAAGGAGCCGCTCGATTTCGGCAACTCCGGCACCGGCTGCCGGCTCGTCATGGGCGCCGTTGCCGGCTGCCCGATCTCCGCTGTGTTCGATGGCGACGCCTCGCTGCGCAGCCGCCCCATGCGCCGGATCCTGGACCCGCTCGAAAAGATAGGCGCGAAGGTCGTTTCCGGTGGCGAGGGGGGCCGTCTGCCGCTGACCGTCCAGGGCGCCCGCGATCCGCTGCCGATCACCTACAAGACCCCGGTCGCCTCGGCCCAGATCAAGTCGGCGGTGCTGCTGGCGGGCCTCGCCGCGCCGGGCATCACGACGGTGATCGAGAGCGAGGCCAGCCGCGACCATACCGAGCTGATGCTCAAGCATTTCGGTGCCGAGATCACTTCGACGCCGGAAGGCCAGCATGGTCGCCGCATCACGCTGGTGGGCCAGCCCGAGCTGCATGGCGCGACGGTCGTCGTGCCCGCTGATCCATCCTCCGCGGCCTTCCCTGTCGTCGCCGCATTGATCGTCGAGGGCTCGGACGTCGTGCTGCCCGATGTCATGACTAATCCGCTGCGCACCGGCCTGTTCACCACGCTGCGCGAAATGGGCGCGTCGATCGAGGAAAGCGACGTGCGCGGTGATGCCGGCGAGCCGATGGCGCAGCTGCGCTTGCGCGCCTCGAAACTGCGCGGTGTCGAAGTGCCGCCCGAGCGCGCGCCGTCGATGATCGACGAATATCTCGTGCTGGCGGTTGCAGCCGCTTTCGCCGAGGGCACCACCATCATGCGCGGCCTGCAGGAGCTTCGCGTCAAGGAATCCGACCGGCTCGAGGCCACCGCCGACATGCTCCGCGTCAACGGCGTGAAGGTCGAGGTCTCCGGCGACGATCTGATCGTCGAGGGACGCGGTCATGTCCCCGGCGGCGGCACTGTCGCCACCCATATGGATCATCGCATCGCGATGTCCGCGCTGGTGATGGGCTGCGCCTCCGACCAGCCGGTCACCGTCGACGACACCGCCTTCATCGCCACCAGCTTCCCGGATTTCATCCCGATGATGCGTTCGCTTGGGGCAGAGTTTTCATGA
- a CDS encoding TIGR02300 family protein, which translates to MAKSELGTKRICPTTGKKFYDLNKTPVISPYTGEVVPIAPIAPARASRAEPRHAPAADTAPEPAEVEEVSLEEADAEENTGKVKAVVPESEDDIEVDETIEDDDDDDSTFIADDEEGDEDVTDIIGDVGGDEET; encoded by the coding sequence GTGGCCAAGTCCGAACTCGGAACCAAACGTATTTGCCCGACCACGGGCAAGAAGTTCTATGACCTCAACAAGACTCCGGTGATCTCGCCCTATACCGGCGAAGTGGTGCCGATTGCGCCGATTGCGCCGGCCCGCGCGAGCCGGGCCGAACCCCGCCATGCGCCGGCCGCCGACACCGCGCCGGAGCCGGCGGAGGTCGAGGAGGTTTCGCTCGAGGAGGCCGACGCCGAGGAAAACACCGGCAAGGTCAAGGCTGTCGTGCCCGAATCCGAGGACGATATCGAGGTCGACGAGACCATCGAGGACGATGACGACGATGATTCGACCTTTATCGCCGACGACGAAGAGGGCGATGAGGACGTCACCGACATCATTGGTGACGTCGGAGGTGATGAAGAGACTTGA
- a CDS encoding GIY-YIG nuclease family protein, with the protein MWYVYIIRSIEFPDQEYIGATEDLKRRIPEHNAGKSAHTAKFKPWKLVWYCAFPDKLKALAFEKYLKSHSGRAFSKKRLC; encoded by the coding sequence ATGTGGTACGTCTACATCATCCGCAGCATCGAATTCCCCGACCAAGAATACATTGGCGCGACCGAGGATTTGAAGCGGCGCATTCCAGAGCACAATGCCGGTAAATCCGCTCATACTGCCAAGTTCAAGCCGTGGAAGCTGGTCTGGTATTGCGCTTTCCCCGACAAGCTGAAGGCCTTGGCATTCGAGAAATATCTCAAGTCACACTCAGGCCGCGCCTTCTCAAAAAAGCGGCTCTGCTGA
- a CDS encoding MarR family winged helix-turn-helix transcriptional regulator: MPRKLSTLDPQRLDNQICFAVYSAAHAFNRVYKPLLDRLGLTYPQYLVMLVLWERDNVPVKDIGEKLFLDSGTLTPLLKRLEAAHLLKRTRSSEDERQVLITLTPQGHALKDKARSVPQSILAASDCSVSELVAMKDEIVALRDRLNAVIGE, encoded by the coding sequence ATGCCCCGGAAATTATCGACCCTGGATCCGCAACGCCTCGACAACCAGATCTGCTTCGCGGTCTATTCCGCCGCGCACGCCTTCAACCGTGTCTACAAGCCGCTGCTGGACCGCCTCGGCCTGACCTATCCCCAATATCTTGTGATGCTGGTGCTGTGGGAGCGCGACAACGTGCCGGTGAAGGACATCGGCGAGAAGCTGTTCCTCGATTCGGGCACGCTGACCCCGCTCCTGAAGCGGCTCGAGGCCGCCCATCTGCTCAAGCGCACGCGCTCGAGCGAGGACGAGCGGCAGGTGCTGATCACACTGACGCCCCAGGGCCACGCGTTGAAAGACAAGGCGCGCAGCGTGCCGCAATCGATCCTGGCGGCATCGGACTGTTCGGTCTCGGAACTGGTGGCGATGAAGGACGAGATCGTCGCGCTGCGGGACAGGCTGAATGCGGTGATTGGGGAGTAG
- a CDS encoding organic hydroperoxide resistance protein — protein MSVNVLYKTSAKATGGRDGHAATLDGALDVKLTTPKELGGGGGAGNNPEQLFAAGYAACFIGAMKFVASQGGPKVPADASVTSTVGIGPRSEGGFGLDIDLAVSLPGLARAEAEALVEKAHQVCPYSNATRGNVDVRLTVV, from the coding sequence ATGTCCGTGAACGTTCTCTACAAGACCAGCGCAAAAGCCACCGGCGGCCGCGACGGCCATGCCGCGACCCTCGACGGCGCGCTCGACGTCAAGCTCACCACGCCGAAGGAGCTCGGCGGCGGCGGCGGCGCCGGCAACAATCCCGAGCAGCTGTTTGCGGCCGGCTACGCCGCCTGCTTCATCGGCGCGATGAAATTCGTGGCGTCCCAGGGCGGCCCGAAGGTCCCGGCTGACGCTTCCGTCACCTCGACCGTCGGCATCGGCCCGCGCTCGGAAGGCGGCTTCGGCCTCGACATCGATCTCGCCGTCTCGCTGCCGGGCCTTGCCCGTGCCGAAGCCGAGGCGCTGGTCGAGAAGGCCCACCAGGTGTGCCCCTACTCCAATGCCACGCGCGGCAATGTCGACGTTCGCCTGACGGTCGTCTGA
- a CDS encoding CaiB/BaiF CoA transferase family protein, which yields MTEAVLGAMTGLRVIDLTRVLGGPYCTQILADHGADVIKVEPPAGDEVRDWGPPFHEEDAAYFIGINRNKRSIGLDLASEGGRAVLLKMLETADVLIENFKPGTLEKWGIGNEVLREKFPRLVHCRICGFGADGPRGGNPGYDAIIQAMTGMIAATGSPESGPMRIGVPLVDIGTGLYAAIGILMALSERQRSGKGQFLETTLYETGLAIMHPHTANYFMHGKPPGLTGNEHPNLVPYAIFPTKTDNIFIGVGNDGTFRKLAKEIGKPELGTDPRFARNKDRIANREALRAELAAVFSQHEAEPLCNRLLAAGLPAGPVQKIDQALTNPHTIARGDIIEKDWYKGVASPIRLDRSKPSLRRLPPKFSQHAQEVLGEFGYSKAEIDAMVEKGTVCGPERKR from the coding sequence ATGACTGAAGCCGTTTTGGGCGCAATGACCGGACTGCGCGTCATCGATCTCACGCGCGTGCTTGGCGGTCCCTACTGCACCCAGATCCTCGCCGACCATGGCGCCGACGTGATCAAGGTCGAGCCGCCCGCGGGCGACGAGGTGCGCGACTGGGGTCCTCCCTTCCACGAGGAGGACGCGGCCTATTTCATCGGCATCAACCGCAACAAGCGTTCGATCGGCCTCGACCTCGCCTCCGAAGGCGGCCGCGCCGTGCTGCTCAAGATGCTCGAGACGGCCGACGTCCTGATCGAGAATTTCAAGCCGGGCACGCTGGAGAAATGGGGTATCGGCAACGAGGTGTTGCGCGAGAAATTCCCGCGCCTCGTGCATTGCCGGATCTGCGGCTTCGGCGCCGACGGCCCGCGCGGCGGTAATCCGGGCTATGACGCCATCATCCAGGCCATGACCGGCATGATCGCGGCGACCGGCTCGCCGGAGAGCGGGCCGATGCGGATCGGCGTGCCGCTGGTCGACATCGGCACCGGCCTCTATGCGGCGATCGGCATTTTGATGGCGCTGTCGGAACGGCAGCGCTCGGGCAAAGGGCAGTTCCTGGAGACGACACTGTACGAGACCGGCCTTGCGATCATGCATCCGCACACCGCGAATTATTTCATGCATGGCAAGCCGCCCGGCCTCACCGGCAACGAGCATCCCAATCTCGTTCCCTACGCGATCTTCCCGACCAAGACCGACAACATCTTCATCGGCGTCGGCAATGACGGCACCTTTCGCAAGCTCGCCAAGGAGATCGGCAAGCCCGAGCTCGGCACCGATCCGCGCTTTGCCCGCAACAAGGACCGCATCGCCAATCGAGAGGCGCTGCGCGCCGAGCTCGCCGCGGTGTTCAGCCAGCACGAGGCGGAACCGCTGTGCAATCGCCTGCTTGCCGCGGGCCTGCCCGCAGGTCCGGTGCAGAAGATCGACCAGGCGTTGACGAACCCGCACACGATCGCGCGCGGCGATATTATCGAAAAGGATTGGTACAAGGGCGTGGCCTCGCCGATCCGGCTCGATCGCAGCAAGCCGAGCCTGCGCCGCCTGCCACCGAAATTCAGCCAGCACGCTCAGGAGGTGCTGGGCGAGTTCGGGTATTCCAAGGCCGAGATCGACGCCATGGTCGAGAAGGGCACGGTCTGCGGCCCCGAGCGCAAGCGATAG
- the ugpB gene encoding sn-glycerol-3-phosphate ABC transporter substrate-binding protein UgpB, producing the protein MALRHFGAAAAFAVTVGMTASPALAVTEIQWWHAMTGANNDVIVKLATDFNASQTDYKVIPTYKGNYPDTMNAGIAAFRAGNAPHIMQVFEVGTATMMAATGAVKPVYKLMADAGEKFDPKNYLSAITGYYSTSKGEMLSFPFNSSSTVMWVNLDELKKANVEIPKTWPETFAAAKKLHDNGHPTCGFSGSWVTWVNLEQLSAWHNVPLASKANGLDGFDTVLEFNGPLQVKHLEKLIELQKDKTYDYAGRTNTGEGRFTSGECPIYLTSSAFFGNVKAQAKFAFTAVPMPYYPDVKGAPQNSIIGGASLWVMGGKSADEYKGVAKFLTFLSDTDRQVYIHKASGYLPITKAAYAKAKEEGFYKDQPYLETPLLELTNKEPTENSRGLRLGNMVQLRDVWSEEIEQALAGKKTAKQALDAAVERGNTMLRQFEKTAVK; encoded by the coding sequence ATGGCTCTTCGACACTTTGGAGCGGCTGCCGCATTTGCAGTCACGGTTGGCATGACGGCTTCGCCGGCGCTGGCTGTGACCGAGATCCAGTGGTGGCACGCGATGACCGGCGCCAACAACGACGTCATCGTCAAGCTCGCCACCGACTTCAACGCGTCGCAGACCGATTACAAGGTCATTCCGACCTACAAGGGCAACTACCCCGACACGATGAACGCCGGCATCGCCGCGTTCCGCGCCGGCAACGCCCCGCACATCATGCAGGTGTTCGAAGTCGGCACCGCGACCATGATGGCCGCGACCGGCGCCGTGAAGCCCGTCTACAAGCTGATGGCCGACGCCGGCGAGAAGTTCGATCCGAAGAACTATCTGTCCGCGATCACCGGCTACTACTCGACGTCGAAGGGCGAAATGCTATCGTTCCCCTTCAACTCGTCCTCGACCGTGATGTGGGTCAACCTCGACGAGCTGAAGAAGGCGAACGTCGAGATCCCGAAGACCTGGCCGGAAACCTTCGCGGCTGCCAAGAAGCTTCACGACAACGGCCATCCGACCTGCGGCTTCTCCGGCTCCTGGGTTACCTGGGTCAATCTCGAGCAGCTGTCCGCCTGGCACAACGTGCCGCTCGCCAGCAAGGCCAACGGCCTCGACGGCTTCGACACCGTGCTCGAGTTCAACGGACCGCTTCAGGTCAAGCACCTCGAGAAGCTGATCGAGCTGCAAAAGGACAAGACCTACGACTATGCCGGCCGCACCAACACCGGCGAAGGCCGCTTCACGTCGGGCGAATGCCCGATCTACCTGACCTCGTCGGCGTTCTTCGGCAACGTCAAGGCACAGGCCAAGTTCGCCTTCACCGCTGTGCCGATGCCGTATTATCCTGACGTCAAGGGCGCGCCGCAGAACTCGATCATCGGCGGTGCCTCGCTCTGGGTCATGGGCGGCAAGTCGGCCGACGAGTACAAGGGCGTCGCGAAGTTCCTGACCTTCCTCTCGGATACCGACCGCCAGGTCTATATCCACAAGGCCTCGGGCTACCTGCCGATCACCAAGGCGGCCTACGCCAAGGCGAAGGAAGAAGGCTTCTACAAGGATCAGCCCTATCTCGAGACCCCCCTGCTCGAGCTGACCAACAAGGAGCCGACCGAGAACTCGCGGGGCTTGCGCCTCGGCAACATGGTGCAGCTGCGTGACGTCTGGTCGGAAGAAATCGAGCAGGCGCTGGCCGGCAAGAAGACCGCCAAGCAGGCGCTCGATGCCGCCGTCGAGCGCGGCAACACGATGCTGCGCCAGTTCGAAAAGACCGCTGTAAAATAA